Proteins from a single region of Leuconostoc gasicomitatum LMG 18811:
- a CDS encoding CvfB family protein: MINPTVGTIIKANVTDENDGYFFAQVDGHTYEIDKLELEKPLKIGGFVTGFAYENENHKFQITKQLPTVQKDVYGWGTVVANRHDLGVFVAIGLPNKDLVVSLDDLPTISTLWPQKGDKLMLAMKEDNKGRLWGEIAQQQVIDAVSRRAPQELKSKTVKATVYRNKIAGTLVITDEYYLGFIHPSQRDDEPRLGQVVDARVIGVREDGALNLSLKPLAYKTMDEDAQFLLLQLQRRADHFLPFNDKSNPEAIKKQFGFSKSQFKRALGHLYKGRIIEQVDDGIKLIEE; encoded by the coding sequence ATGATAAACCCAACAGTTGGAACAATTATAAAGGCAAATGTGACGGATGAAAACGATGGTTATTTTTTTGCCCAAGTGGACGGTCATACCTATGAAATTGATAAGTTAGAACTTGAAAAACCATTAAAAATAGGTGGCTTTGTAACAGGATTTGCTTATGAAAATGAAAACCATAAGTTTCAGATAACAAAGCAACTGCCCACGGTACAAAAAGATGTCTATGGTTGGGGAACGGTTGTTGCTAATCGTCACGACTTAGGCGTTTTCGTAGCTATAGGCTTGCCCAATAAAGACTTAGTTGTATCGTTAGATGATTTACCAACAATTTCAACTTTGTGGCCACAAAAGGGTGACAAACTGATGTTGGCTATGAAAGAAGATAATAAGGGGCGACTGTGGGGTGAAATTGCGCAGCAACAAGTTATTGATGCTGTTTCTCGTCGTGCACCTCAAGAATTGAAATCAAAAACAGTCAAAGCAACGGTTTATCGTAATAAAATTGCGGGTACGTTAGTCATAACAGACGAGTATTATCTTGGATTTATTCATCCCTCGCAACGTGATGATGAGCCACGTTTGGGACAAGTTGTTGACGCACGTGTCATTGGTGTACGTGAAGATGGGGCACTTAACTTGTCATTAAAGCCTTTGGCATATAAAACAATGGACGAAGATGCACAGTTTTTGTTATTGCAATTGCAACGTCGCGCTGATCACTTTTTACCATTTAATGATAAAAGTAATCCAGAAGCGATTAAAAAACAATTTGGATTTAGCAAAAGTCAATTTAAAAGAGCATTGGGACATTTATATAAAGGCCGTATCATAGAACAAGTTGATGATGGCATTAAATTAATTGAGGAATAA